Within the Amaranthus tricolor cultivar Red isolate AtriRed21 chromosome 15, ASM2621246v1, whole genome shotgun sequence genome, the region tcactatgttttaacttataaattaataataaaatactaaaaaataacattccctcctattcagcttaggtgttcaatttccttttatggtcaagtcaccttaattgtcccatttctatttttggtatgcatTTTTGACTATTATGCCCTTAGTTTTTTATCCTactttcaattataccctccattacccatactaattttcctcccttttaattaatcaacataTTTAAATCCTAATTAACATACCCACCCATTTAAACACTCCCTCCCTTTTTAACCCTAAAACCTTACCCATCCTCATTCCCCTTGTCGTTTTCGTATTGTACTCATTTAAGAAGCCTAATtctgggttgaagcttcaccttCTTTTTTAAGTTCTTTCGTGTTGTTCTCTGATAACCATAATtctgggttgaagcttcaccttcttccttaAGTTCTTTCGTGTTGTTCTCTGATAAGCCTAATTCTGGGTTGAAACTTCACCGTCTTCCTTAATTTATTTCGTGTTGTTCTCTGATAATCCTAAAtctgggttgaagcttcaccGTCTTCCTTAATTGTGGTTTCTACACATTTTCAACTCTAAAAAACTCATCTTCTTATTAGAAGGttagtgtttattgtttattttttgaattatttcaatgttcttgatgattatgatgataaattatgtttgaatgtttttttatgtttgatttcgAGCTATGGAGTACATTGTCATCTTCAACatgttttttcttgttatttcatgatgtttatgttgaattatgtatgtttttttttaaaaaaatttcggattatggtatattttgagcatgtctattgttattattttgtttcgtcattttttgtatgtttttaacattttcgaattatggtatagcttgagcatgtttaatgttatttttatgcattttttgaaTTTCGGAGTAACTTACATTTTCGAATTATGAATTATGGTATATTTTGAGcatgttttatgttatatttttctagatttcttttatttaaaatgtaactttggaattatagagtaatttatttttaatatgatgtTATTATCTAGtttcgaaattttttttttgtttaatattttcgAATTTTTGAGCATGTCTAATGTTAATTAAAAcggttttttttcttaatttttaaatgtaattttcgaattaCTTTAATAGTATACGTAGTAATATTTAGTTTGGGATGAAAAAATTCATTACGCAGATAAAATGGGGACATTTTATGGTATAGATAAGatttattttagttgaaaataatattaggatttgaaataaatattataggcaAAATGAGCAGCGACCCTAATGATTGGGCTAGCAACTATTTCTTGAATAATTTGTCGAGTAGCAACGACGACAATAACGACAAAGACAACAATAACCGAGTTCATGGGAGCAGTGAAAATACTCCAAGTGATTCCGTGAAAAATATAGAAGAGGACGATGCAGACGATCCTCGTCCGAATCTTCCATGGCTACCAAccataaacaagtaaatattttaatcatcttattatcattaatattttttcaatattaaaatttcattgtaaactaattttgttaattattgtaagatttaatcCGATATCCGGGAACACCATTGCATCCAAAATAAGGGCTACCTTTAATTATAGGCAAGATGTCGAAGGTAGTAGTTGGAAGGGTGTGAAAAAATCcaccaaagatttttattttaatgaatttaagaTAAAACTATTATTTTGTCGTTTATTTTTAGACCttgttatatataaattattttaagtattttatttgatgaaacatttatgtatttagaaacaatacaaatgggACTCTCGCCTCGAACATTTCGTTCGAAGGTCGTGGGAGGAAAAAGCCGCAAAGCGCTACGcggatatgcttttcaaatggcgTAGGACGTTGAAAAGCAAGTCCGACTTTAAACGTCCTTCCATCGATAATGAGACCTGGGCGCGATGGAAGGCTGATTGGGAACACCCAGATAATAAAGCCGTTTCGGCTAGGAATTCCTCCAATAGACGTGGAGGAAGAGGCAAAGTTGAAGCCACCCATATAGGTGGCTCAATCCCGCACGCTAGAACAATGCGGGATTTGGTGAGTATTTAGTCAATTAAGTAGtataatattgaatttttttattatcttttgtttagttttaagtcgttttttttatattcaggAACATTCAAAAGGTCAAAGACCCACGGCCTATGAAATTTTTTGACGAACACATAGAGTCTTTGACAATGAAACAGGGGATTGTTCCCAATGGACGAATagcaagtcacaaaaagttaacgtaataatctattgaacttgtttatttatttatttttagtatcaattaatactttgtttattggtaattgatttctttgttttattgaagaatgaatatcgttctttgatttgatggaggagcatccaactcgcgacccaagtcaaatttggttggatGCTATAAAAAACGTAGAAAGcggttcaaacaaaaaaaacaaaaaaagcaaagaggtatttgggattgggtccgcctctcaaattatttatcctcctgagccaacggatattccgtcttctcagcctgcacaacctgattatgatgcCATTATACAACAAAGGTTTGCGGATTTAGAAGCCCGGCAAATGGAGTTTGataatcaattatgggaagcGATACGAAGAGGAAATGCTCAAACTGCCTTTGAGACTCATCAAAGGCTGACTGAACAAATAGCAAGAGAACGAAAACTCTTTCTGAAATTCCTTGAATCGCATTTCAATTTGaatcaaccccctcctccacctcctcaatgaatgattaaatatttgtaatttttgtgactttgtaaataaactttagttttatatattatatttttagctcttttattttaatttatttgttttatgtgtatatatttttattttagtattataactaatacaaaatatataaaaatataatatatatatatatatatatatatatatatatatatatatatatatatatatatatatatatatatgtatatatatatatatatatatgtatatatatatatatatatatatatatatatatatgtatatatatatatatatgtatatatatatatatatgtatatatatatatatatatatatatatatatatatatatatatatatatatatatatatatatatatatatatatatatatatatatatgtatgtatgtatatatatatatatatatatatatatgtatatatatatatatatatatatatatatatatatatatatatatatatatatatgtgtatatatatatatgtatgtatatatatatatatatatatatatatatatatatatatatatatatatatatatatttatatatatatatatatatatatatatatatatatatatatatatatatatatatatatatatatatatgtatgtatatatatatatatgtatatatatatatatatatatatatatatatatatatatatatatatatatatatatatatatatatatgtatatatatatatatatgtatatatatatatatatacatatatatatatatatacatacatatatatgtatatatatatatatatatatacatatatatatatatatatatatatatatatacatacatatgtatatatatatacatatatatatatatatatatatatatatatatatatatatatatatatatatatatatatatatatatatatatatatacatatatatatatatatatacatatatatatatatatatatatatacatatatatatatatatatatacatatatatatatatatatatatatatatatatatatatatatatatatatatatatatatatatatatatatatatatatatatatatatatatatatatatatatataaatttacacGGCGACCAAAAAGCGTGAAATATGTGGTCGCTAGCAGCGGGCGACGAAAAAGCTATCAGACTGTGGTCGCCAACTTGGCGACGAGCTTATGGTCGCCTGTTGGTCGCCGGAGATGGCGAGAGAAATGACGAGGAGATTATTGTCGCCATGTCAGACACGTTTTTGGCGATGGCCAATGTTGTCGCCCACTTTTCCTTAAAAATAGCGAGGAAATGGCGTCCATTTTTGTGTTAGCGACGAACGAATTAGCGACCACCACGTACTCCGTTGCCCTCCCGTCACCAAGGCTactttttgaccatttagctatCAAATGGCGACGAATTTGTGTGTCGCCAAATCgatagttttttgtagtgtttattgtaattaactctccatatcatttcttatttctcttctaagaatactctcattcttgttcttcctttcatgagataatattgagagagtaattaactgtcaatatcatcaaagttcttaattccctacaacacttgtatttattattgtaattttcttgtgctaggattttttTGTgtgattgtatctcattgtaaatttcatttttatcatcccaagcacctttgtgggagaaatatcacaataagaAAGTGCgtgaacgccttctactcatatcaagttttcgagggacttctttgattgtcgcaaccaTATCTCCATCGTCTTCTTGGAGATTCAACAAGTGCTCAAAGCCATATACAAAGTATTACAAATAGTGTAGATTTATCTTGTAACACATATTTGTAATACATCTTTATTGTAATAGTAGTAACATTAACATATTAGAAATACTTTCTCATACTCAAGTTATTagtattacaaatataataatgcaaaatacaaattgcaattggaatttgtatttttccaATAACACTAAGAAAAACTTGAAGATGAACTTTGTAATGATAACCGTTACCTGGAAACTTGATACCTGTTAGAGTCGTGTAATCACTTTTCTTTTCCGATATTTTCCACACAAAGGTACTTGTTTGACTTGAAAATTTATAACGAGATACAAACAATACAACACacccttagtacttagggtATGTCACTTAATGAGAAATTGTTTGGTGAATTATAAACTTTGAAAATTCTATCAAGAAGTTAATAACTCTTTTTAAAAGAACACAAGTAAAAGAGAAAGCAAGGATATGAGAATTTAAAAATTAGGTGTGAGTAACATCCTTCCCTAAGAGCATCatttatggtgatttattaaaaaagtcaTCCCACtattttacaatatttaaacctaattttattaacaatgatctcttttaaaaggtcatcatcTTCTCTCTCTTACTTTTTGTCTACCCCACCATACTTTATCTCTCCTAGtttatctaacatttatctttatgttttcattaattttttattttatcaaaatagatctacttttttattaattaacaacatttattcttttaataaaactactatttttttaatagataTAAATTTGTAGACATCTGtaataattaaggaaaattcgttaaatttaaataaagattacaatgcgcatacataaaataaatacaaaaattaaaaaaactaaaattttaaatgatacattTATTGCGTTTCCTTCCAAACTTTTAACAAATATTTTCAATCAAGTCATCTTTTAAGGATAAATGTGTTTGGCGATCTTCAACATCATCCTTATTTGCCAAGCATCGGTTGATATTAACAATTCAATGTGTGTAATACTCAAACTCATCATTTAATCCACTTGTACTTTCTGATTGACCTTATGGGCGTTCTTCCATGTACTCTCTACCATCAGCATAGTGTGTATATGTATCTCTTTCATTTTTCACTATtatattatgcataattatacaAGAAGTAATTATATTAGAGAGTCGCTCTTCATCCCAAGCAAGTGAAGACTTTCTAAATATTACAAATCAAGCTTGCAACACTCGAAATGCTCGCTCTACATCATCCTTTCTTGCGGCTTCTTGATGGTGGGCAATTAACCTTGCTTTTGGTGTTTGTGGTTCAGTAACAGATCGAATAAAAGTAGCCCATTTAGGATAAATTCCATCAGTGAGATAGTAACCCATACCGTATTGATTTTCATTCACCGTGAAATTGACAGGTGGTGCccttccttcaaacaaatcaaataaaagagGTGATCAGTATAGAACGTTGAGATCATTATATGAACCTGGCATCCCAAAAAAGGCATGCCATATCCATATGTCATGATCAGCGACAACTTTAAGAATTAATGTCGCAACACCAGCTCGGCCTTGATATTGCCCTTTCCATGCTGTTGAGAAATTCTTCCATTCCAAATGCATGCAATCAACACTACTACTCATGCCAGGGAATCCTCGTTCTTCACTAAAGGCCAATAATCTCGTCAAATCTTGTGGTGTTGGTTTTCTCAAATAATGTTGCCCAAATTAATTGATTATTCCCTTTTGAAACAAGTGAGTGCTTTCGCTAATTCGGAGATACTAATAAACTTAATTAGCAGCCACCTCATATGCTAGCATACGAAGAGCTGCAGTACACTTTTGTAAAGCACTTAGACCTTTTTTACTAGTTGCATCAATGTTGGTAGTGAACCATGGATCGTTGTTGGAGACAACTTCCATTATCCGTAAAAATACATGTTTCCTCATCCTAAACCTACGTCGAAACAATCGAGTAGAATATGTAGGATTTTCAGCAAAATAGTCATTAAATAGTTGGGAATGACTTTTTGAATGGTCTCTTTGCATTTGACATTTTTTATTGGTTCTCACCCTTGGTTGTACTGTTGAAACAATAGGAGGAATAGTGTATTGAAAGAAATAATCAACCATATTATCTATTAgttcattttcttcatcagaagatgaagaaattgaagtGAATGAGGAAAAATTGAACTTATAAAAACTCATTTTGAAGTTATACATCCAATCGAATCTGGAtgtgcatatatataatataatacatgCCAAAAGGTGAAGGAAATGAAAAGACTAGTGCATGCCAAAAGAtgatgaaaaggaaaaaaaaactaatgcatgccaaaaggtgatggaaatgaAAAGACTATTGCTtgccaaaaggtgatggaaaggaaaagactaatgcatgaaaaccttacataattaaaatatctttttaaaacattacataattaaaccatcattttaaaacattacataattaaaccttcactttaaaaacaatacttaattaaaacataataacaatgaaGTTGAACCATTTACTGACGATTGTAATTCTGAAAGTATTGTCCAAGTTGAACTATCATATCAACTTCCTATGATTGAAGAATTTTCTTTTTGCttaatgtttgataaatatCCCAATTCATTCGATATTCTTCCAtttgaagttgtttttgtttttgggcctctttttgtttttgaagttctGTCTTCTCCTTCATTAAATATGAATTAAGTCGAAGACTCTCTCCAAATGTACTCAAAGGTTGAATTGATTGATTTGCAACCATTTTTCCAGTCATGCGAGCCTTACCCTTCTTCACACTCTTGGGGCGAGTAGATGATCCTCCTTGAGATTCACTTGTTGGTGATTTAAAATCTTCTTCCATTCTTGATCTTTTCCCACTACTTTCACAATAACACCACCAGTTTGTTGTTTATCCAAtcgttttttttattactttttaccACTTGCTTCCACTTGTTATACTTTCctaaaatttttcattactcaATCAAGTTAAAGTTACCGTGTTTTCTTTGATGGATTAAATGCGCTTTCTTAAGCACACCTTCATCTCTTGTGCCACTCTTCTTCCTCCTAAGAGCCTCTTCATAACTTCCAGACCACTTCAAGCATGCTGGAGCAACTCTACACCAACGATATTTAAGCATGTCAGCGGTTCTTCGTGGGTTCAGATGGGGTTGTTCCATCCTCGCTGTTTCATAAGCTTCCCTAACTTTTTGCCACCTCACTCTTATCTTTTGGTTGGTGCTCACAATTGAATCTGTACTTGTGTTCATGACTGAACATATGAGAGCAATATCTTCAATCAGATCCCAACTTTTCTTTGAAGGTATAGGGGCTTCATCATTAGGTTGCTGTTGAGATGCATACTCCATTTCATTTTCGTCTAAACTTTCACCCCTTATCGAAGTTGAATAGTTATCAATATTAGAGTTGACATTGTGAGATTAATGATGGTGGTGaaacatagtttgagaattttgggtattttgatGAGCATAataagatgaaattaaaaatttttgagGAATATAGTAAAAAGAAATTTGGAATATTTTGAGAAAATGGAGATTTTGATACTAAagtttaacactttttagaagATTTtatacttggttttttttacttgatttcttccataatttgggttatttgaatccatgtttttttttttgggattttcaaaatgattattttggttttttttaacaaaaaaaaaagttggaaaataagaaaaaaatatgtaaatatagaattatgtcaaaaaaatattaaaattagtctcattttatagatctcgaaaaaatatggtcgttagtataattattttttttaaaaaaaaatttaattaaatacgaAAATAGCTTTTAACATAAATAAACGAATATTTTTTTAGAGCCAATCACCGCGCACCACGTGGAAAGGGGTTGCAGTGTGTGTCAGGTGGCAGCTGCATGCTTTTGGTCAGCCAATGCGTACGCAACACGTGGCAGAttgaatggaaaaaaaattggtaaacgTTCAACAGAACGAGTCCATTGTGACTTTTTCTCTCATCTTTCCCACAACCCACCCCAATTTAGATCACCATTAAGAGTAAAATTACTCTAGTTTGGTCATGTGATCTAAAATCAGATCATCATAATAGATGCTCTAAGCCTCTATTTATACTAGTTCAAGTATACGAAAGGGTCATAGACATTTAATCATCCATTGATGATCAAGTATAACGAccatcaatcaataccattataactggtattcatgagcattattcTATTCTATTAAGTCACTTGTAACTCAAGAATCAAAGTTAAATAAGAATAGAAtcaaatgctcattgatcagaGAATACGAAAAGGCACATTTGGCCTGTCAGAACAAAAAGCCGAGTCAGCTTTTGTTCCACCCATAGGAACGCCGACTCGACTTTTCCAGCTGGACAAAATGTCCAATCCAATACCTAAAGTCGAGTCGGGTTTAGGCCCTTTATCaaaaaagccgagtcggcttttcctGCTGACTTGGTTTTTCAATTTGTCTTTTATCTTTCCCTTTGACCTCCTTTGACCTTTTATTTTTAGTACATTTTGTCTTACTAATCTATTTTTAGAGAGTTGTTAGTAAAATAACAAATTCTATTATAACTAATTTTAAAACTAGGAAAGTTGTTAGGGTTAAATTAGGGTAGATATTAGTATAAATAGATATAgaatataatgttttttttatgtacAGAAAATCATCAGCGGTTGTAAGCACATTCTAGGTGCACAATCGTATGGAGCCTTTAAAAATATGGGGCCTCAATTATCAAAATGATGCTCTTTTTTCTAAAATAGGCTCTGCTAATTCCTCTACTCTATTGAAATTAACTATTCTAAATTAAAGGcatcaatttattttattgatctTCATTAAAGTTCTATTTTGTGATCTTTCATCTTATTATAtcttcttatcttcattaattttctattttttggcAATATGTTCTTGAAATTATC harbors:
- the LOC130800996 gene encoding uncharacterized protein LOC130800996; protein product: MSSDPNDWASNYFLNNLSSSNDDNNDKDNNNRVHGSSENTPSDSVKNIEEDDADDPRPNLPWLPTINKFNPISGNTIASKIRATFNYRQDVEGSSWKGKQYKWDSRLEHFVRRSWEEKAAKRYADMLFKWRRTLKSKSDFKRPSIDNETWARWKADWEHPDNKAVSARNSSNRRGGRGKVEATHIGGSIPHARTMRDLEHSKGQRPTAYEIF
- the LOC130800998 gene encoding uncharacterized protein LOC130800998 translates to MSFYKFNFSSFTSISSSSDEENELIDNMVDYFFQYTIPPIVSTVQPRVRTNKKCQMQRDHSKSHSQLFNDYFAENPTYSTRLFRRRFRMRKHVFLRIMEVVSNNDPWFTTNIDATSKKGLSALQKCTAALRMLAYEVAAN